The genomic region AATAGGAAATGAGTTAGCTGGATTTAGAATTGTGCTAACCTTAATGGGTAGCACTATATAGCCTTAGCAACTACAACAAATTAGCGGGTGGTGTTTCAGGGACAACCCAGTAGTAAATAATTCGATCATTGACTTGTAAAATTTGTTCAGGTTTCCAGTCGCCCATATCGAAAGCATGGGAGACAATGCGAGTTCCTGGCTTCAATTCCCGCAGTAACTTAGGGCGCAGTTTTAAATTTAGTTCAGGTAATAAATAAAGAGTAACAACGGTTGCATCACTAAAATCCGTTTCAAATAAATCTTGCTCTCGAAACTCGACGCGATCGCTCACTCCCGCCTTTTGTGCATTCTCTTTAGCTTCTTGAATGCGTTGCGGGTCAATATCAATCCCAATACCCCGTGCACCAACTTCTTGAGCGGCGGTAATCACAATGCGACCATCGCCACTCCCTAGGTCGTATACCAGATCAGTTGATTGAACATCTGCTAACCGCAGCATTTCATCAACAACGGGCTGAGGTGTTGGAATATAAACCACATCAGGGTTAACAGTCCCTACTTCCACTGTGGGATTAGGATCTACTTGAGTCTGATCCGAGGGGGAAGACGGGGTTGGAGTTGTATAGGTTTGTTGCTGTGAACTTGCTTCAAAGTTACCCCCTTGGGTACATCCAGCAATACCCAAAGCAATAATACCAACAGATGCAATAAATGATCGCACCATCGCTTGAAGTTGCATGATTCTAAATCTCCTTACAAAAAGAGGGGAATTGTTGGCTGTTGGCTGTTGGCTGTTGGCTGTGTACAGACATCAACAAACCTCCTGTGATCAATCCCACTTGAATTGTAGAAAACTCAGTTTCCAAAAGCCTCTATCAGAAGATCAGGAGTCTTTTCCCCTATATAAATTTAAAGTAGAGAGGGTGGTGTCCCTCCAAACTTAGGTATCAAGAGGGTTGGGAGGGACGCCACCCCTACCCTAAAATATTACAAAATCCTTTAGTTTGACGATGGATAAACCTGTCGATAATAGGCTTGATATTCTTCTGATAATAACGGTTCCCACCAAGTTCGATGAGTTAAATACCAGCCAACTGTTTGACGTAACCCTTCTTCAACAGTAACTAACGGAGCCCAACCTAACTCCGTTTGAATTTTATTCGCATCAATAGCATAACGTCGATCATGTCCGGCTCTATCTTTAACAAAGGTAATTAATTGATTAGACGGTTTCACGGGTAAATGTACCGCTAATTCATCCATGATCCGACATAATATTTTAACTAAATCAATATTTTTAACTTCATTATTGCCACCAATATTATACATTTCTCCGGGTCTGCCATTATGAATTACCGCATCTAATGCCCGACAATGATCTAAAACATATAACCAATCTCGCACATTTTGACCATCCCCATAAACGGGAAGCGGTTTCCCTAATAAAACATTAATACACATTAACGGAATCAGTTTTTCGGGATAATGATAGGGGCCATAATTATTAGAACAATTGGTAATAATTGTAGGCATTCCATAAGTATGATAATAAGCTCTAGCTAAATGATCACTTCCGGCTTTTGAGGCAGAATAGGGACTATTAGGAGCATAAGGTGTCTGTTCTGTAAAAGCGGGATCATTAGGGCCAAGACTACCA from Planktothrix serta PCC 8927 harbors:
- a CDS encoding SAM-dependent methyltransferase, which translates into the protein MQLQAMVRSFIASVGIIALGIAGCTQGGNFEASSQQQTYTTPTPSSPSDQTQVDPNPTVEVGTVNPDVVYIPTPQPVVDEMLRLADVQSTDLVYDLGSGDGRIVITAAQEVGARGIGIDIDPQRIQEAKENAQKAGVSDRVEFREQDLFETDFSDATVVTLYLLPELNLKLRPKLLRELKPGTRIVSHAFDMGDWKPEQILQVNDRIIYYWVVPETPPANLL
- the rfbB gene encoding dTDP-glucose 4,6-dehydratase yields the protein MAVQYSYDNTGNRSPHCILITGGAGFIGSNFVHHWFSAYPDDRVVVLDALTYAGNRKNLASLEHNPNFRFVQGNICDRPLIDRLLQEEQINTIAHFAAESHVDRSIIGPDAFVQTNVVGTFTLLEAFRQYWLAQGQPEHYRFLHVSTDEVYGSLGPNDPAFTEQTPYAPNSPYSASKAGSDHLARAYYHTYGMPTIITNCSNNYGPYHYPEKLIPLMCINVLLGKPLPVYGDGQNVRDWLYVLDHCRALDAVIHNGRPGEMYNIGGNNEVKNIDLVKILCRIMDELAVHLPVKPSNQLITFVKDRAGHDRRYAIDANKIQTELGWAPLVTVEEGLRQTVGWYLTHRTWWEPLLSEEYQAYYRQVYPSSN